A stretch of Paludisphaera borealis DNA encodes these proteins:
- a CDS encoding ThuA domain-containing protein, which yields MTRSAIGWLCLCLIGLPCAPALAQKKAPGGAKVLLLSGGQREHHGYREQAFYLTAELENTGRYEVTVTEEAAVLDTPALAKYDLVVAIADRRAPEIKLTKAQQLALVAFVQSGKGYVSIHGGDNAPADWEPEFKLMLGGVFSHFGLPDGKVRKGDYTVKIAQPDNPVAKGLSDFPLKDELYYHLQMTPGVEPLAVVEFEGVAWPIAWTQTFGKGRVFHTVFGHRDFGPDKDDPLRNPGFNRLVLQGIDWAAGKR from the coding sequence GTGACTCGATCCGCGATTGGTTGGCTTTGCCTCTGCCTGATCGGCCTCCCGTGCGCCCCGGCGCTCGCCCAGAAAAAAGCGCCCGGCGGCGCCAAGGTTCTGTTGCTCTCGGGAGGCCAGCGGGAGCATCACGGATACCGCGAACAGGCATTCTACCTTACCGCCGAGCTTGAGAACACCGGCCGCTACGAGGTGACCGTGACCGAGGAGGCCGCCGTTCTCGACACCCCGGCCCTGGCCAAGTACGACCTGGTCGTCGCCATCGCCGATCGCCGCGCGCCCGAGATCAAGCTCACCAAGGCCCAGCAATTGGCCCTCGTCGCCTTCGTCCAGTCGGGCAAGGGCTACGTCTCGATTCACGGCGGCGACAACGCTCCGGCCGACTGGGAACCCGAGTTCAAGCTCATGCTCGGCGGCGTCTTCTCGCACTTCGGACTTCCCGACGGCAAGGTCCGCAAGGGGGACTACACCGTCAAGATCGCCCAGCCCGACAATCCGGTCGCGAAGGGGCTCTCGGACTTCCCGCTCAAGGACGAGCTGTACTACCACCTCCAGATGACGCCCGGCGTCGAGCCGCTGGCCGTCGTCGAATTCGAGGGAGTCGCCTGGCCGATCGCATGGACCCAGACCTTCGGCAAGGGCCGCGTCTTCCACACCGTCTTCGGCCACCGCGACTTCGGGCCGGACAAGGACGACCCGCTCCGCAACCCCGGTTTCAACCGCTTGGTCCTCCAGGGGATCGACTGGGCAGCCGGGAAAAGATGA